A portion of the Shimia isoporae genome contains these proteins:
- a CDS encoding DUF2165 family protein, giving the protein MDMLLFAQTVSLLLPTLWLTTGVRDNILYPPVNEVFTAQVLTMERMKEDYPEEYARVAHRAIHNRAWQKGLFRLIVAAEVTTVVVMWVGVILLALATLGIALPSMARGAALMGALMFTGVWAMFTVVGNHFSYWFCHEGAQNTHFQLLLWGLGNMILLNL; this is encoded by the coding sequence ATGGACATGCTGCTCTTTGCGCAAACAGTCTCGCTCCTGTTGCCAACGCTCTGGCTGACGACTGGCGTGCGGGACAATATACTTTATCCGCCGGTCAACGAAGTGTTCACCGCACAGGTTCTCACAATGGAGCGGATGAAAGAAGATTATCCTGAGGAATATGCCCGGGTTGCGCACAGAGCCATCCATAACCGAGCATGGCAGAAGGGACTGTTCCGCTTGATCGTCGCCGCCGAGGTAACAACCGTAGTGGTCATGTGGGTCGGCGTTATTCTTCTTGCTTTGGCTACCCTTGGTATCGCTCTGCCTTCAATGGCACGCGGGGCCGCATTGATGGGCGCTCTTATGTTTACCGGCGTCTGGGCAATGTTCACCGTGGTTGGCAATCATTTCAGCTATTGGTTCTGCCACGAAGGCGCACAGAACACGCATTTTCAACTGCTGCTCTGGGGCCTCGGCAATATGATCTTGCTGAACCTTTGA
- a CDS encoding TauD/TfdA dioxygenase family protein, whose protein sequence is MSNFDTSPLSPEFGVEIHDLQLADVKANSLYPEIRALFEEHSALLFRGQSLSDEQHMALARLFGRIEDRNADERKPDEAFQVPEVSNIRQDGSVTDQMDLHTLNLQSNMLWHSDSTFMPVPALTNILVGRVVTSSGGATELASTRAAWREMPEKLAEKIRGRAIWHHYATSRAKISETLAKLPMFHKWPAQKWKAVLTNPLNHTESLYIASHAYAVEGYTKEESQTLLEELTAFCTQDRFTYSHRWQEGDVLIWDQRAVMHRGTPWPWHEPRKLTSLCVSIGPEDGLNEMRPKE, encoded by the coding sequence ATGTCTAACTTCGACACATCACCGCTTTCACCCGAGTTCGGCGTTGAGATTCACGACCTCCAGCTTGCCGACGTGAAAGCCAATTCACTGTACCCCGAGATACGCGCACTCTTCGAGGAGCACTCTGCGTTGCTGTTTCGCGGTCAGTCCCTGAGTGACGAACAACATATGGCTTTGGCACGTCTGTTCGGGAGAATCGAAGATCGCAATGCCGACGAACGAAAACCCGACGAAGCCTTCCAGGTGCCCGAAGTGTCGAATATTCGACAGGACGGGTCGGTAACGGACCAGATGGACCTGCACACGCTCAACCTACAATCTAACATGCTCTGGCACTCAGACAGCACCTTCATGCCCGTACCGGCGCTGACCAACATTCTTGTGGGTCGCGTTGTGACGTCCAGTGGCGGCGCCACCGAACTTGCCTCTACGCGAGCAGCTTGGCGCGAGATGCCTGAGAAACTCGCAGAGAAGATCCGCGGCCGGGCTATCTGGCACCACTATGCCACCTCCCGCGCGAAGATTTCAGAGACACTCGCAAAGCTACCCATGTTCCACAAATGGCCAGCACAAAAATGGAAAGCGGTCTTGACGAATCCGCTTAACCACACGGAAAGTTTATATATTGCCTCGCACGCTTACGCCGTGGAAGGCTATACTAAGGAGGAAAGCCAGACGCTGCTGGAAGAGCTGACTGCGTTTTGCACGCAGGATCGCTTCACCTACAGCCACCGCTGGCAAGAGGGGGACGTTCTGATCTGGGACCAACGCGCCGTTATGCACAGGGGAACGCCCTGGCCGTGGCATGAACCTCGAAAACTGACCAGCCTCTGCGTCTCCATAGGCCCCGAAGACGGGCTGAATGAGATGCGACCCAAGGAATAA
- a CDS encoding metal ABC transporter ATP-binding protein encodes MRLVTIKDMSVKLGAHQALSHVDLTIDKGEIVTIVGPNGSGKSTLLRSVIGAIRPDSGTVLKAADMKIGYVPQSLSIDPTLPLTAGRFLSLPNRRTKIAALAALTQAGVEDIADRPMSGLSGGQFQRVLLARALMDEPDLLILDEPTTGLDQPGSADFYTQIERVRRDTGAAILMVSHELHVVMSASDRVVCLNGHVCCHGAPEVVASAPEYRALFGTGTHGALALYRHEHDHHHHDGDACDHDHQHHESH; translated from the coding sequence ATGAGGTTGGTCACCATAAAAGACATGTCGGTGAAGCTGGGCGCGCATCAGGCTTTGTCTCATGTGGACCTGACCATCGACAAAGGCGAGATTGTCACGATTGTCGGGCCGAACGGCTCGGGCAAGTCGACCCTGTTGCGCAGCGTGATCGGCGCGATCCGGCCGGACAGCGGGACAGTGCTGAAAGCGGCGGACATGAAAATTGGGTATGTCCCTCAGAGCCTCTCAATTGATCCCACTCTCCCTTTGACCGCAGGCCGGTTTCTGAGCCTGCCAAATCGGCGTACCAAGATCGCCGCTCTAGCGGCACTTACGCAAGCCGGCGTCGAAGACATCGCCGATCGGCCAATGTCTGGCCTGAGCGGTGGTCAATTCCAGCGTGTTTTGCTGGCAAGGGCCCTCATGGACGAACCTGATCTCCTTATTCTGGACGAGCCCACGACAGGTCTCGACCAGCCAGGATCAGCCGATTTCTACACCCAGATCGAGCGGGTACGCCGCGATACAGGCGCTGCAATACTCATGGTAAGCCACGAGTTGCATGTGGTCATGAGCGCGTCCGATCGCGTGGTCTGTCTCAACGGGCACGTCTGCTGCCACGGTGCACCCGAAGTGGTGGCCTCTGCTCCGGAATATCGCGCTTTGTTTGGCACAGGCACGCACGGTGCGTTGGCGCTGTACCGCCACGAACATGATCACCATCACCACGATGGGGACGCCTGCGACCACGACCATCAGCATCACGAAAGCCACTGA
- a CDS encoding zinc ABC transporter substrate-binding protein: protein MRILPASFVALLGAGIAAQAEAPRVTTDIAPVHSLVSKVMEGVGTPDLLIKPGVSPHGYALRPSEARSLQDADLVVWIGPKLTPQLEKTIESLAGDAHHMALLNQEGTVAHDYRSSDDFEVASDDDHGHDDHAEHDDHGDEEHAGHDDHDDHGDEEHAGHDEHEEHGDEDHAGHDDHDHHDHSGTDSHAWLDPENARVWLGLIAAELSEIDPDNAATYAENAKSAQAELDVLEADIAAKLEPVHASRFVVFHDAYQYFEKRFDLKAAGAIRVGDASSASAARLREVRTTLSDNKIECVFSEPQFPDEIVASVSEGLDIKTAEVDPHGATQEIGPGLYYAVLSNLADNFAACLDHDH, encoded by the coding sequence ATGAGAATTCTCCCCGCAAGCTTCGTTGCCCTTCTGGGTGCCGGCATCGCTGCACAAGCCGAAGCGCCCCGTGTAACGACAGACATCGCGCCGGTCCATAGCCTTGTTTCAAAGGTCATGGAAGGTGTCGGAACCCCTGATTTACTGATCAAGCCGGGTGTCTCACCGCACGGCTATGCACTGCGTCCGTCCGAAGCCCGTTCCCTGCAAGACGCGGATCTGGTCGTCTGGATTGGGCCAAAACTGACCCCTCAGCTTGAAAAAACAATCGAGTCTCTGGCCGGTGATGCGCACCACATGGCGCTATTGAACCAAGAAGGCACCGTGGCTCACGACTATCGTTCTTCGGACGACTTTGAGGTCGCATCCGACGATGATCATGGCCATGACGATCATGCTGAACACGACGATCACGGTGACGAGGAGCATGCCGGTCATGATGATCACGATGATCACGGTGATGAAGAACATGCCGGTCACGATGAACATGAAGAACATGGTGACGAAGATCACGCTGGGCATGATGACCATGATCATCACGATCATTCCGGCACCGACAGCCATGCTTGGTTGGACCCTGAAAACGCCCGTGTTTGGCTAGGTTTGATTGCCGCCGAACTTTCTGAAATCGACCCTGACAATGCCGCGACATATGCGGAGAACGCAAAGAGTGCGCAGGCGGAACTTGATGTGCTCGAAGCGGACATAGCGGCGAAATTGGAACCGGTCCACGCCAGCCGCTTTGTCGTTTTCCACGATGCCTACCAGTATTTTGAAAAACGGTTTGACCTTAAGGCTGCCGGCGCTATCCGGGTTGGAGATGCTTCGTCGGCCTCCGCTGCGCGGCTCCGCGAAGTGCGGACTACTCTAAGTGACAACAAAATCGAGTGTGTCTTCAGCGAACCGCAATTCCCTGACGAGATTGTCGCCTCTGTTTCCGAAGGCTTGGATATCAAGACGGCTGAGGTTGATCCTCATGGCGCCACCCAGGAAATTGGGCCGGGTCTGTATTATGCGGTTCTGAGCAATCTAGCGGATAACTTCGCGGCTTGTCTGGACCACGATCACTAA
- a CDS encoding ABC transporter substrate-binding protein has translation MTFKTRTGKPMPKVIVDQAHKVGEDEVNRREFLALASAFGATAATAYGMLGMAAPAYADGHAKDGGTVRIQMEVRALKDPRTYDWSQIANFSRGWLEYLVDYGRDGTFGPGLLESWEISEDAKTYTLNVRKGVKWNNGDDFTAEDVARNIAGWCEKEVEGNSMAGRFATLIDEATGKAVDGGIEVVDSHTVKLNLPKPDISLIPGMADYPAAIVHSSHNPDDMLSNPVGTGPYLPESLEVGVKAVLKRNDGHTWWNAGNGAWMESIEYIDYGTDPAAWVAAAESEEVDMLYSVDGEFIDLVSSLDGWVENEIVTAATIVIRPNQLAEVDGKQPYADPKVRKAIAMAVDNNVLLELGYDGRGQVAENHHVGPMHPEYAPLPALKHDPAGAKALLDEAGMGDFEMEIISIDDAWRKNTTDAVAAQLRDAGFNVKRTILPGSTFWNDWAKYPFSSTNWNHRPLGVQIWALAYRSGEAWNEFGYSNPEFDANLEMALATADIEKRRELMAKGEAMLQEDAVTIQPYWRSLYNHTVEGLEGGAHHISFEIHPAKLHWT, from the coding sequence ATGACCTTTAAGACACGTACTGGCAAGCCGATGCCAAAGGTTATCGTCGACCAGGCCCACAAGGTGGGCGAGGACGAAGTGAACCGCCGCGAATTCCTCGCGCTTGCAAGCGCCTTTGGCGCGACCGCAGCCACCGCTTATGGCATGCTGGGCATGGCGGCACCCGCCTATGCGGACGGGCACGCCAAAGACGGAGGCACCGTGCGCATCCAAATGGAAGTGCGCGCCCTCAAAGACCCGCGCACCTATGACTGGTCGCAGATCGCCAACTTCTCGCGCGGCTGGCTTGAGTATCTCGTAGACTATGGCCGCGATGGGACCTTTGGTCCTGGGCTTCTGGAAAGCTGGGAGATTTCCGAAGATGCGAAGACCTATACTCTTAACGTCCGTAAGGGTGTGAAGTGGAACAATGGCGACGACTTCACCGCAGAGGACGTTGCGCGCAACATCGCCGGTTGGTGTGAAAAAGAAGTTGAAGGCAACTCGATGGCCGGACGTTTCGCGACGCTTATCGACGAAGCCACTGGCAAGGCGGTCGACGGCGGCATCGAAGTGGTCGACAGCCATACCGTAAAGCTGAACCTGCCGAAGCCGGACATCTCGCTGATTCCGGGAATGGCCGACTATCCAGCCGCAATCGTGCACAGCTCGCACAACCCGGACGACATGCTGTCCAACCCTGTTGGTACAGGTCCATACCTGCCTGAAAGCCTCGAGGTCGGTGTCAAAGCTGTTCTCAAGCGCAACGACGGGCACACATGGTGGAACGCCGGTAACGGCGCTTGGATGGAGTCCATCGAGTACATCGACTACGGCACCGATCCTGCGGCATGGGTTGCCGCTGCGGAGTCTGAGGAAGTCGACATGCTCTATTCCGTGGACGGCGAGTTCATCGACCTCGTGTCGTCGCTTGATGGCTGGGTAGAAAACGAGATTGTGACCGCAGCGACCATCGTCATCCGCCCGAACCAACTGGCAGAAGTCGACGGAAAACAGCCATATGCAGACCCCAAAGTCCGCAAAGCAATCGCGATGGCGGTAGACAACAACGTTCTGCTGGAACTCGGATACGACGGCCGAGGCCAGGTCGCAGAAAACCACCACGTTGGTCCGATGCATCCGGAATACGCACCTCTGCCCGCTCTCAAGCATGATCCGGCTGGCGCAAAGGCGCTTCTGGACGAAGCAGGCATGGGCGATTTCGAGATGGAAATCATCTCGATTGACGATGCATGGCGCAAGAATACAACCGACGCTGTCGCGGCTCAGCTGCGCGACGCTGGTTTCAACGTCAAGCGGACCATCCTGCCAGGTTCCACCTTCTGGAATGACTGGGCGAAGTATCCATTTAGCTCCACCAACTGGAACCACCGCCCCCTCGGCGTTCAGATTTGGGCGCTTGCCTATCGTTCCGGCGAAGCTTGGAACGAGTTCGGATACTCTAACCCCGAGTTCGACGCGAACCTTGAGATGGCGCTGGCAACAGCCGACATCGAGAAACGTCGCGAGCTGATGGCAAAAGGTGAGGCGATGCTCCAAGAAGACGCTGTCACCATTCAGCCTTACTGGCGTTCGCTCTACAACCACACGGTTGAAGGCCTCGAAGGTGGTGCTCACCACATCTCGTTCGAGATCCACCCAGCCAAGCTGCACTGGACCTGA
- a CDS encoding serine hydrolase domain-containing protein, whose translation MDRLVAARHHAGNGILIAREGDVVYERTAGLRSVEDGTPFERDTVVRIYSMSKPVTTVALMMLAEKGLFHLDAPVSDFIPSFSDCTALIPGASRIDQVEPCATPTLHQLATHTSGTSYPFNPGILPKAMADQNIIYKNDQEPLAELTDRLAALPLAFKPGSRWEYSVGIDVLGRVIEVVSGKPLDVFLQQEVFDPLGMSETGFAVRPGTEDRFAALYTPLAGDPMGLNDARAGEDSLRLVYGPDDAAFRAPSLLSGGGGLVGTMDDYMKFAEMLRRGGALGDARLLSPRTLRFMMSNHLPGDIASMGPQSFAEQPMEGMGFGLGGAVLLNPARVRVAGNVGDFSWGGMASTFFWVDPVENMSVVFFTQLAPSSFYPTRPQIKAVVHAALTG comes from the coding sequence ATGGACCGGCTTGTGGCGGCGCGCCACCACGCGGGCAATGGCATCCTGATCGCTCGCGAAGGTGATGTAGTTTACGAACGCACCGCCGGTTTGCGCAGCGTAGAAGATGGCACCCCGTTTGAGCGGGACACCGTCGTGCGCATCTATTCCATGTCAAAGCCGGTGACGACAGTTGCCCTGATGATGCTGGCGGAAAAGGGTTTGTTTCATCTGGATGCGCCGGTGTCGGATTTCATTCCTTCTTTCTCGGATTGCACCGCTTTGATCCCGGGTGCCTCCCGGATTGATCAAGTTGAACCCTGCGCCACACCTACCTTGCATCAGCTTGCCACGCACACCAGCGGTACCAGCTATCCGTTCAATCCGGGCATTCTGCCCAAAGCGATGGCGGATCAGAACATCATTTACAAAAATGATCAGGAGCCATTGGCAGAACTGACCGACCGACTTGCTGCTTTGCCGCTGGCATTCAAACCCGGCAGCCGGTGGGAATATTCGGTTGGCATTGATGTTTTGGGGCGCGTGATCGAAGTGGTTTCCGGCAAACCGCTTGATGTTTTTCTTCAGCAGGAGGTTTTCGACCCGCTTGGAATGTCCGAGACCGGCTTTGCAGTCAGACCCGGTACCGAAGACAGGTTTGCGGCGCTCTATACCCCGCTGGCGGGTGACCCAATGGGACTAAATGATGCCCGCGCAGGAGAAGACAGTCTGCGTCTGGTTTATGGTCCCGACGATGCAGCCTTTCGCGCGCCCTCTCTTCTGAGCGGCGGCGGAGGACTCGTTGGGACGATGGACGACTACATGAAGTTCGCAGAAATGCTACGACGGGGTGGGGCCTTGGGGGATGCGCGGTTGTTGTCGCCTCGGACCTTGCGCTTCATGATGTCGAACCATTTGCCGGGCGACATCGCTTCTATGGGTCCGCAAAGCTTTGCGGAGCAACCGATGGAAGGCATGGGATTTGGTCTCGGCGGTGCCGTATTGCTCAACCCAGCGCGGGTGCGAGTGGCTGGCAACGTCGGTGACTTCAGTTGGGGCGGAATGGCTTCGACATTTTTCTGGGTCGATCCCGTGGAAAATATGTCGGTGGTGTTTTTCACCCAATTGGCGCCTTCGAGCTTTTACCCAACCCGACCACAAATCAAAGCAGTTGTGCACGCTGCATTGACCGGTTGA
- a CDS encoding metal ABC transporter permease: MFDDFLVRAIFAGIGVALAAAPLGCFVVWRRMAYFGDATAHAAILGVAFSLAFGLSIFIGTLTVALAMALTVTTLAGRGYAMDTLLGVLAHSALAFGLVAVSLQQGIRIDPMSYLFGDILAVSKSDLVVIWLGAIGVVALMIWRWQGLLTSTLNPDLAYASGIDPKREQLVLTIGLAVVVAVAIKVVGALLIGALIVIPAAATRAVTRSPEAMAASAALVGAASACGGLWLSYTMDTPAGPSIVCVAAMFFAATNLVARIGLTR; encoded by the coding sequence ATGTTTGATGATTTTCTGGTGCGCGCGATTTTCGCAGGTATCGGCGTCGCTCTTGCAGCGGCACCGTTGGGATGCTTCGTCGTCTGGCGTCGCATGGCCTACTTCGGTGATGCAACCGCACACGCCGCAATCCTTGGCGTGGCTTTCTCGCTGGCCTTTGGGCTATCGATTTTCATCGGCACGCTCACGGTTGCTCTGGCTATGGCGCTCACCGTCACAACGCTTGCCGGTCGGGGATATGCGATGGACACATTGCTTGGTGTGCTGGCGCATAGTGCGTTAGCCTTTGGCCTGGTTGCAGTGTCGCTTCAGCAAGGAATTCGCATTGACCCGATGTCGTACCTGTTCGGGGACATCCTCGCCGTGTCAAAGAGCGACCTTGTCGTAATCTGGCTGGGAGCAATCGGTGTGGTTGCCTTGATGATCTGGCGATGGCAGGGCCTTTTGACGTCTACGCTCAATCCGGATCTTGCCTATGCCAGCGGCATTGATCCCAAACGCGAGCAACTTGTCCTGACGATCGGACTTGCCGTGGTTGTGGCTGTGGCAATCAAGGTCGTTGGCGCCTTACTTATTGGGGCTTTGATTGTGATCCCGGCGGCGGCGACGCGGGCGGTGACACGATCGCCGGAAGCAATGGCAGCCAGTGCGGCACTGGTTGGTGCGGCGTCGGCCTGCGGAGGCTTGTGGCTCAGCTACACAATGGACACACCCGCGGGCCCATCCATCGTTTGCGTGGCAGCCATGTTCTTCGCCGCAACCAATCTTGTGGCGAGAATCGGGTTAACACGCTGA
- a CDS encoding FAD-binding oxidoreductase: MNTSLSGKTVIDWEAFACALDPVETISETSTVKRRSRDFFWYSPILNAQLKRSFGDLVALPQSIDEIAQCLRVAHAFDAPITIRGGGTGNYGQAVPMDGGLILDMTAFSDILDIGDGFVTVQAGANIKEVNEALNAKGWELAIFPSTQDIATIGGFVGGGSSGIGSVANGMLRDPGNILSLRAMSVTAAPEEHLFEGDAINHMHHAWGLNGVITEVTLRTVPHRDWIGCMATFDSYEECFSAGYALAQSAEVGRKLVSTVDARICAYFPKLEGHIRPEKHLMVSLVPREDLDAYRSLVAMQSGSVDLAMSEAELAAAKLPHVFEFSYNHTTLQVLKADRSATYLQVGVPTPPDPAKVAALAPKLGDDVWMHHEFALLNKEIVSFDLPIIWFTDEPRLREIEAIYEKDGFAVYDAHICMVEGGGLKNADYRHLAWKKRMDPKGLLNSAKSREWKNVAHLSPEQIEELIPEDADV, from the coding sequence ATGAACACATCCTTATCCGGCAAGACTGTTATCGATTGGGAGGCTTTCGCCTGCGCCCTTGATCCAGTGGAAACCATTTCAGAAACCTCGACGGTAAAACGCCGTTCCCGCGACTTCTTCTGGTATTCACCGATTTTGAATGCACAACTGAAGCGCAGTTTTGGTGATTTGGTGGCGTTGCCCCAATCTATTGATGAAATCGCGCAGTGTTTGCGCGTGGCGCATGCTTTTGACGCGCCGATTACTATTCGCGGTGGCGGAACCGGAAACTATGGCCAGGCCGTTCCGATGGACGGCGGACTCATTTTGGACATGACGGCGTTTAGCGACATTCTCGACATCGGAGATGGCTTTGTTACCGTTCAGGCTGGCGCCAACATCAAGGAAGTGAACGAGGCCTTGAACGCCAAAGGATGGGAGCTTGCGATTTTCCCTTCCACTCAGGACATAGCGACAATCGGTGGTTTTGTAGGCGGTGGAAGCTCTGGCATAGGCTCTGTCGCAAACGGCATGTTGCGTGACCCCGGAAATATCCTGTCCTTGCGTGCCATGTCTGTCACTGCTGCTCCCGAGGAACACCTTTTCGAAGGAGATGCCATCAACCACATGCACCATGCTTGGGGTCTCAATGGCGTGATCACAGAGGTGACGTTACGCACTGTGCCACACCGTGACTGGATCGGCTGTATGGCGACTTTCGACAGTTATGAGGAGTGCTTTTCGGCAGGTTATGCTCTCGCACAAAGTGCTGAAGTTGGCCGCAAACTTGTTTCGACGGTGGATGCGCGCATCTGTGCTTACTTTCCAAAACTGGAGGGGCACATTCGCCCGGAGAAACACCTGATGGTCTCCTTGGTGCCGCGCGAAGATCTTGATGCATACCGGTCGTTGGTTGCCATGCAATCAGGATCGGTCGACCTCGCGATGAGCGAAGCAGAGCTCGCGGCCGCCAAACTGCCCCATGTGTTTGAATTCTCCTATAACCACACCACACTTCAAGTGCTCAAGGCCGACCGGTCTGCCACTTACCTTCAAGTCGGAGTGCCCACGCCGCCAGACCCTGCCAAAGTCGCGGCGCTCGCTCCAAAACTGGGCGATGACGTTTGGATGCACCACGAATTCGCGCTTCTCAACAAAGAGATTGTGTCTTTTGATCTTCCGATAATCTGGTTCACCGACGAACCCCGCTTGCGGGAAATTGAAGCGATCTACGAGAAGGATGGTTTCGCGGTCTACGATGCCCACATCTGTATGGTCGAAGGCGGAGGCCTAAAGAACGCCGATTACCGTCATCTCGCTTGGAAAAAGCGGATGGATCCAAAGGGGCTATTGAACTCTGCCAAATCGCGCGAGTGGAAAAACGTCGCACACTTGAGTCCAGAGCAGATCGAAGAACTCATTCCGGAGGATGCCGATGTCTAA
- a CDS encoding transcriptional repressor, whose translation MDSIGFAQHDHAACVGSGMQAAEEVCAAKGLRLTKGRRRVLEILLQEHRAMGAYDILGLLSEEGFAAQPPVVYRALDFLTENGFVHKIEKLNAYVACTHPQDDHAPVFLICRDCETVAETGMSMRASLGAVAKEMGFKIESTVVEAEGLCPSCQPAT comes from the coding sequence ATGGATAGTATCGGGTTTGCACAACACGATCACGCTGCCTGTGTAGGCAGCGGCATGCAGGCTGCCGAAGAGGTCTGCGCAGCCAAAGGCTTGCGGCTGACCAAAGGACGACGGCGCGTGCTGGAAATTCTATTGCAGGAACACCGCGCGATGGGGGCCTATGACATTCTTGGCCTTCTCAGCGAAGAGGGCTTTGCCGCGCAGCCTCCTGTGGTCTATCGCGCATTGGATTTCCTGACTGAAAATGGCTTTGTGCACAAAATCGAAAAGCTCAACGCATACGTAGCCTGTACTCACCCTCAGGATGATCACGCCCCGGTTTTCCTGATTTGTCGGGACTGCGAGACGGTTGCCGAAACAGGCATGTCCATGCGCGCTAGCCTTGGCGCAGTTGCCAAGGAAATGGGTTTCAAGATCGAAAGCACAGTGGTCGAGGCCGAAGGCCTGTGCCCCTCGTGTCAGCCCGCAACATGA